The following are encoded in a window of Geobacter metallireducens GS-15 genomic DNA:
- a CDS encoding electron transfer flavoprotein subunit alpha/FixB family protein, whose amino-acid sequence MKALLVCEYREGKLLETSYELVAFAEKLGAEKAMVLIGSEAEAPKVNGTVYLADAGKYGEYNPDVHKKIVLAAIERENPDYVVFVHSSYGWDLAPRVAANLKAAQISEIVDIVDGKFEVGVCNAKLRRTVTPKSGKAVLTIQAGAFSAAAASGTPQLERIEADGASVLEFVGYEPAEKKDVDLTRAEIIVSAGRGVGKKENVPVIAALAKAMGGELGASRPVVDAGWVEHSHQVGTTGQTVSPKLYMACGISGAIQHLAGMKKSDFIVAINKDKDAPIGEVADVLVVADVLQFVPALTAKFQ is encoded by the coding sequence ATGAAAGCGCTACTTGTATGCGAATACCGTGAAGGAAAGCTCCTCGAAACAAGCTATGAACTGGTTGCCTTTGCCGAGAAGCTGGGGGCCGAGAAAGCGATGGTCCTGATCGGGAGCGAGGCTGAGGCTCCCAAGGTCAACGGCACGGTCTACCTGGCCGATGCCGGCAAATATGGCGAGTACAACCCGGATGTCCACAAGAAGATCGTCCTGGCGGCGATTGAGCGGGAAAACCCCGACTACGTCGTCTTCGTCCATTCCTCCTACGGCTGGGACCTTGCGCCCCGCGTCGCCGCAAACCTGAAGGCAGCCCAGATTTCCGAGATCGTTGACATCGTCGATGGCAAATTTGAAGTGGGCGTCTGCAATGCCAAGCTCAGGCGCACCGTGACCCCGAAGTCGGGAAAGGCCGTTCTTACCATTCAGGCCGGGGCTTTCAGTGCGGCTGCCGCTTCCGGGACTCCGCAACTGGAGAGGATCGAGGCCGATGGCGCTTCGGTGCTGGAATTTGTCGGCTATGAGCCGGCGGAGAAGAAGGATGTGGATCTTACCCGGGCCGAGATCATCGTCAGCGCTGGCCGGGGTGTTGGGAAAAAGGAAAACGTGCCGGTCATCGCCGCCCTTGCCAAGGCCATGGGTGGCGAGTTGGGGGCAAGCCGTCCGGTGGTGGATGCCGGGTGGGTCGAGCATAGCCACCAGGTGGGGACCACGGGGCAGACGGTCAGCCCTAAACTCTATATGGCGTGCGGCATAAGTGGTGCGATCCAGCACCTCGCCGGGATGAAGAAGTCTGATTTCATCGTGGCCATCAACAAGGATAAGGATGCGCCCATCGGCGAGGTGGCAGACGTCCTGGTCGTTGCCGATGTGCTGCAGTTCGTGCCGGCATTGACGGCAAAGTTTCAGTAG